A window from Haloplanus rubicundus encodes these proteins:
- a CDS encoding ATP-binding protein, with amino-acid sequence MSLSAATTAYIAADVVYGLVRKRDGFPTYGRLGRLIEASLITAVVMGWAWAVAPLVLDPFWTGVAGLAVYGLLFIPGFAALWLLKRPLYPPLGVSGLLFFVIALLLVGVNAFLPSTPGDAYSDALTVPLITGNVLAVIAGTYVATTLTDKRRNDQENERERARIPSGPTSPSSTRNTNMDRDPSPSSHEVNDAVVAQDVSTDGTPGTHSLTGSSPSEVQLRNLTYDWQHSSVRFEDIGGYDDVKADLERRVLEPLLAHRDGDDRFSRFSVEPESGIMLYGPPGTGKTMFARALAGELTVPFVELSPADVTSMWINESTDRVKTLFDEAKQIGPCVIFLDEAEHLFGAREYSGKGSHAEDRKVTSEFLAQLTHEDREAIVVAATNRPGDIDRAILRPGRLAAHFEICLPDKEARTAILRTHLTDVPSSLSDAEYANLATHTAGMTGADLADLVDEARRNAADRDARVLTRDDFPSTEDLQAIATELEPETDDLPTVDDGDNDEDDPRGRDVAVRSKADDDGGSDDSAIGYQ; translated from the coding sequence ATGTCACTATCCGCTGCCACAACTGCCTACATCGCTGCCGACGTCGTCTACGGACTCGTTCGAAAGCGTGACGGCTTTCCCACCTACGGTCGGCTTGGCCGCCTCATCGAAGCCTCGCTTATCACGGCTGTCGTAATGGGCTGGGCGTGGGCGGTCGCACCACTCGTCCTCGATCCCTTTTGGACGGGCGTCGCGGGACTTGCGGTGTACGGCCTGCTGTTCATCCCCGGATTCGCCGCCCTTTGGCTCCTCAAGCGACCGCTGTACCCCCCGCTCGGGGTGAGCGGATTGCTGTTTTTCGTCATAGCGCTCTTGCTCGTTGGGGTGAACGCTTTCCTCCCGAGCACGCCCGGCGACGCCTACTCGGACGCGCTCACGGTTCCGCTTATCACGGGGAATGTACTCGCCGTCATCGCCGGAACGTACGTTGCGACCACGCTGACGGACAAGCGGCGAAACGATCAGGAGAATGAGCGTGAGCGAGCACGAATCCCCTCCGGTCCAACTTCTCCCTCCTCGACCCGGAACACGAACATGGACAGGGATCCCAGTCCAAGCAGTCACGAGGTGAACGATGCTGTCGTCGCCCAGGACGTGTCTACCGACGGAACGCCGGGGACTCATTCCTTGACCGGGAGTAGCCCGTCCGAGGTACAGTTACGGAACTTGACGTACGACTGGCAGCATTCATCGGTGAGGTTCGAAGATATCGGCGGCTACGATGACGTGAAGGCCGATCTCGAACGCCGTGTTCTCGAGCCCCTCCTGGCGCATCGCGATGGGGATGACCGCTTCTCGCGGTTCAGTGTCGAACCTGAGAGCGGCATCATGTTGTATGGCCCGCCGGGAACGGGAAAGACGATGTTCGCGAGGGCGCTCGCTGGCGAACTCACTGTCCCGTTCGTCGAGCTCTCTCCAGCGGACGTGACGTCGATGTGGATCAACGAGAGCACTGACCGGGTAAAGACGCTGTTTGACGAGGCAAAACAGATTGGGCCGTGTGTCATCTTCCTCGACGAAGCCGAACACCTGTTCGGAGCGCGCGAATACTCAGGGAAGGGTTCGCATGCTGAGGACCGGAAGGTGACCAGCGAATTTCTCGCGCAGCTCACTCACGAGGACCGTGAGGCTATCGTGGTTGCGGCGACGAACCGACCGGGTGATATCGACCGGGCGATCCTTCGACCGGGACGGTTGGCTGCACACTTTGAGATTTGCCTCCCGGACAAGGAAGCCCGTACCGCTATCCTCCGGACGCATTTGACCGATGTGCCGTCGTCGCTCTCGGATGCCGAGTACGCGAATCTCGCGACGCATACGGCTGGGATGACGGGAGCGGATCTCGCTGACCTCGTCGACGAGGCCCGACGGAACGCGGCTGACCGCGATGCTCGCGTTTTGACTCGTGACGACTTCCCATCGACTGAGGACCTCCAAGCAATAGCGACAGAGCTGGAACCCGAGACGGACGATCTCCCGACCGTCGACGACGGGGATAACGACGAGGACGACCCTCGAGGTCGGGATGTCGCCGTCCGTTCGAAGGCAGATGATGACGGCGGGTCCGACGACTCGGCCATCGGCTACCAGTAG